A part of Parvimonas micra genomic DNA contains:
- the pgsA gene encoding CDP-diacylglycerol--glycerol-3-phosphate 3-phosphatidyltransferase translates to MNIANKLTLFRVFLVPIFIMSLLFLGINNILGFLIFVIASLTDMLDGYLARSRNLVTTFGKFMDPLADKILACSALVMLVQFGKVEAWMVCIVLAREFIISGFRLIAASNGIVISASIYGKIKTITQLFAISFILLNSTRLIKIPLNIDIILWYISVVFTIISAIDYIWKNIKVLDLKNI, encoded by the coding sequence ATGAATATAGCAAATAAATTAACTTTGTTTAGAGTATTTTTAGTACCTATTTTTATTATGAGTTTGCTATTTTTAGGAATAAATAATATTTTAGGGTTTTTAATTTTTGTAATTGCATCTTTGACTGATATGTTAGATGGATATTTGGCTAGAAGTAGAAATTTAGTTACTACTTTTGGAAAATTTATGGACCCTCTAGCAGATAAAATATTGGCTTGTTCTGCACTTGTTATGCTTGTACAATTTGGAAAAGTTGAGGCATGGATGGTTTGCATTGTTTTAGCAAGAGAGTTTATAATTTCCGGATTTAGATTGATAGCTGCATCAAATGGAATAGTTATTTCAGCCAGTATTTATGGTAAGATAAAAACTATTACTCAACTTTTTGCAATAAGTTTTATACTTTTAAATTCTACAAGATTAATTAAAATTCCATTAAATATTGATATTATATTGTGGTATATATCTGTTGTGTTTACAATTATTTCAGCAATAGATTATATTTGGAAAAATATAAAAGTTTTAGATTTAAAAAATATATAA
- the recA gene encoding recombinase RecA, with translation MAIKKTDKFERIEDKDERKKALSIALEKIEKDFGKGIIMRMGDAPKVNIESISTGAMNLDIALGIGGIPKGRIVEIYGPESSGKTTLTLHIIAESQKAGGVAAFIDAEHALDPEYARKLGVDVDNLLISQPDTGEQALAIVEALVRSSGIDLVIVDSVAALVPRAEIEGNMGDSHMGLHARLMSQALRKLAGIISKSNTTVVFINQLRSNISTNPYAGGGPAETTTGGRALKFYASVRIDIRRAEQLKQGDGEPYGAKTKVKVVKNKMAPPFKTCEFDIIFGEGISKLGIIVDMAADKNIIKKSGAWYSCGDIKLGQGKEKAKIYLEEHPAFLEEIKEKIYKSYGIEYEKKDVPKEVETINLTDKEIEDSEELLLDDLIIE, from the coding sequence ATGGCTATAAAAAAAACAGATAAGTTCGAAAGAATAGAAGATAAAGATGAAAGAAAAAAAGCTTTATCAATTGCACTTGAAAAAATTGAAAAAGATTTTGGAAAAGGTATAATAATGAGAATGGGAGATGCTCCTAAAGTAAATATAGAGTCCATAAGTACAGGAGCAATGAATTTAGATATTGCTTTGGGAATTGGAGGAATACCTAAAGGAAGAATTGTGGAAATTTATGGTCCAGAATCTTCTGGTAAAACTACATTAACATTGCATATAATAGCAGAATCTCAAAAAGCTGGAGGAGTAGCTGCCTTTATTGATGCAGAGCATGCATTAGACCCGGAATATGCTAGAAAATTAGGAGTAGATGTAGATAATTTACTTATATCACAACCTGATACCGGTGAACAAGCATTAGCCATTGTTGAAGCTTTAGTTAGAAGTTCCGGAATTGATTTAGTTATAGTTGATTCTGTTGCAGCACTTGTTCCAAGAGCAGAAATTGAAGGAAATATGGGAGACTCTCATATGGGATTGCATGCTAGACTTATGAGTCAAGCATTGAGAAAATTAGCAGGTATAATTTCAAAGTCAAATACAACGGTTGTATTTATTAATCAATTAAGATCAAATATTTCAACTAATCCTTATGCCGGAGGTGGTCCTGCAGAAACTACAACAGGAGGTAGGGCTTTAAAATTTTATGCAAGTGTTAGAATTGATATAAGGCGTGCAGAACAATTAAAGCAAGGAGATGGAGAACCTTATGGAGCAAAAACTAAAGTAAAAGTTGTTAAGAATAAAATGGCTCCTCCATTTAAGACATGTGAATTTGATATAATTTTTGGTGAAGGAATATCAAAACTTGGAATTATAGTAGATATGGCTGCTGATAAAAACATAATAAAAAAATCAGGTGCATGGTATAGCTGTGGAGATATTAAACTTGGACAAGGAAAAGAAAAAGCGAAAATTTATCTAGAAGAACATCCAGCGTTTTTGGAAGAAATTAAAGAAAAAATTTATAAATCTTATGGGATTGAGTATGAAAAGAAAGATGTTCCGAAAGAAGTTGAAACAATAAATTTAACTGATAAAGAAATTGAAGATTCGGAAGAATTACTATTGGATGATTTAATAATTGAATAA
- a CDS encoding DUF1015 family protein produces the protein MKIDLLKNSFINISKNIYDSDFINLAKINDEKICFDDNTLFLSKSSKDKLNSQPIENNKECVYIFKYFNSYGVLADLPIEEYTSEKIKCHELVLPDVIQGMIANYHIYNAETAPVFIVHKEEIDYKKIIEMKKYKKEYHFDNIDLYVYFENEAKEIIENFSSVEQMYVADGHHRLYTSSMLKDKDNVFSCFLSFSQVTISPIHRVIRNIDATSFEKAKLFMNSFLEVFDDGELKKGFVRISYQDDSFLVKLKDTENDLFWNNDVYRMNTQIISTAFRILNFSNVEYIGDNEILFVKKNLGKNDVLIELCPLDADEFMELANEVCVLPPKSTFFIPKFPSFLVFKKYK, from the coding sequence ATGAAAATAGATTTATTAAAAAATAGTTTTATAAATATTTCTAAGAATATTTATGATTCTGATTTTATTAATTTAGCCAAAATTAATGATGAAAAAATATGTTTTGATGATAATACATTATTTCTTTCTAAAAGTAGTAAAGATAAATTAAATTCTCAACCTATTGAAAATAATAAAGAGTGTGTTTATATTTTTAAGTATTTTAACTCTTATGGTGTACTTGCAGATTTGCCGATTGAAGAATATACGTCAGAAAAAATAAAATGTCATGAACTTGTTTTACCTGATGTTATTCAAGGGATGATTGCAAATTATCATATATATAATGCTGAAACAGCTCCTGTTTTCATTGTACACAAAGAAGAAATTGATTATAAAAAAATTATTGAAATGAAAAAATATAAAAAAGAATATCATTTTGATAATATTGATTTATATGTTTATTTTGAAAACGAAGCTAAAGAAATTATAGAAAATTTTTCAAGTGTTGAACAAATGTATGTAGCTGATGGGCATCATAGATTGTATACTTCTTCTATGTTAAAAGATAAAGACAATGTTTTTTCATGTTTTTTAAGTTTTTCTCAAGTCACAATTTCTCCTATACATAGAGTTATTAGAAATATTGATGCTACTTCTTTTGAAAAAGCAAAATTATTTATGAATAGCTTTTTAGAAGTTTTTGATGATGGAGAATTAAAGAAAGGTTTTGTTAGAATATCATATCAAGATGATTCTTTCCTTGTAAAGTTAAAAGATACAGAAAATGATTTGTTCTGGAACAATGATGTATATAGAATGAATACTCAAATTATTTCGACAGCTTTTAGAATTTTAAACTTTTCAAATGTTGAATATATTGGAGATAATGAGATTTTATTTGTTAAAAAAAATCTTGGAAAAAATGACGTATTAATTGAACTTTGTCCGTTAGATGCTGATGAATTTATGGAATTAGCTAATGAAGTTTGTGTACTACCGCCAAAATCTACATTTTTTATTCCAAAATTTCCATCATTTTTAGTATTTAAAAAGTATAAATAG
- a CDS encoding aminotransferase class I/II-fold pyridoxal phosphate-dependent enzyme produces the protein MQAVILAAGLGSRLKKLTENNTKSMVEVNGISLMERMLRILDTKSLSNIVVVTGYKSEFFINYIKSLNINTKLTFINNEIYDKTNNIYSMFLAKNEMINEDSILLESDLIFDDEMITEILEDNRKNLALVAKYERWMDGTCLKINENEEILDFIPGKDFNFEDADNYFKTINIYKFSKEFSKNIYFPFLEAYMSANGKNDYYEAVLKTIIDLGKNYIYAKVISDDIKWYEIDDEQDLNIASSIFSNGDEKLEKYQIRYGGYWRYPKLLDFCYLVNPYFPPKKMIDELKYNFKVLLEQYPSGLDVNSSLVAKIFDIKKENIVVGNGAAELIKSVIEKIDGNIGFIRPTFEEYPNRHNSEKSIVFIPKNDNFSYTAKDIIEFYSDKDIEALVLINPDNPTGNYICKKDIFTLIDWAKDKKIKFILDESFVDFAEEENSTFLNDKLLNLYDDFIVVKSISKSYGVPGIRLGIVATSNSHLISMIKKDVSIWNINSFGEYYLQIYDKYKKVYANALVEIKNARKIFLNELNKIEELRVVPSQANYFTIELKKGNSKELCSKMLENYNIFIKDLTSKINLKNREFIRVAVRNIEDNEIFVSAVKDYFKNI, from the coding sequence ATGCAAGCAGTTATATTAGCCGCAGGTCTTGGTAGTAGATTAAAAAAATTAACTGAAAATAATACAAAATCCATGGTAGAGGTAAATGGTATTTCTCTAATGGAGAGAATGTTAAGGATATTAGATACAAAATCTCTTTCAAATATAGTTGTTGTTACAGGATATAAGAGTGAATTTTTTATTAATTATATAAAATCTTTAAATATAAATACCAAGTTAACTTTTATAAATAATGAAATTTATGATAAAACTAATAATATTTATTCAATGTTTCTTGCTAAGAATGAAATGATTAATGAAGATAGTATTTTACTTGAATCTGATTTAATTTTTGATGATGAGATGATTACAGAAATTTTAGAAGATAATCGTAAAAACTTAGCTTTAGTTGCAAAATATGAACGTTGGATGGATGGAACTTGTTTAAAAATAAATGAAAATGAGGAAATATTAGATTTTATTCCAGGAAAAGATTTTAACTTTGAAGATGCTGATAATTATTTTAAAACTATAAATATTTATAAATTTTCTAAAGAATTTTCTAAAAATATTTATTTTCCATTTTTAGAAGCATATATGAGTGCAAATGGAAAAAATGATTATTATGAAGCTGTTTTAAAGACAATTATTGATTTAGGTAAAAATTATATTTATGCAAAAGTAATTTCAGATGATATCAAGTGGTATGAAATTGATGATGAACAAGATCTTAATATTGCCTCTTCAATTTTTTCAAATGGAGATGAAAAACTTGAAAAATATCAAATAAGATATGGTGGATATTGGAGATATCCTAAACTATTAGATTTTTGTTATTTAGTAAATCCATATTTCCCGCCTAAAAAAATGATAGATGAGTTGAAATATAATTTTAAAGTCCTGCTTGAGCAATACCCATCAGGGCTTGATGTAAATTCTAGTCTTGTAGCAAAAATTTTTGATATAAAAAAAGAAAATATTGTTGTTGGAAATGGAGCTGCTGAACTTATAAAATCAGTCATCGAAAAAATTGATGGAAATATTGGGTTTATCAGACCAACTTTTGAAGAATATCCTAATAGACATAATAGTGAAAAATCAATAGTATTTATTCCAAAAAACGATAATTTTTCATATACTGCTAAAGATATAATTGAATTTTATTCTGACAAAGATATAGAAGCATTGGTTTTAATAAACCCCGATAATCCTACAGGTAATTATATTTGTAAGAAAGATATTTTTACTTTAATTGACTGGGCTAAAGATAAAAAAATTAAATTTATTTTAGATGAGAGTTTTGTTGACTTTGCTGAAGAAGAAAATTCAACATTTTTAAATGATAAATTATTAAATTTATATGACGATTTTATTGTTGTAAAGAGTATTTCAAAATCTTATGGAGTTCCAGGTATTCGTCTTGGTATTGTTGCGACTTCAAATTCACATTTAATTTCTATGATTAAAAAAGATGTGTCAATTTGGAATATAAATTCATTTGGAGAATATTATCTTCAGATATATGATAAATATAAAAAAGTTTATGCTAATGCACTAGTTGAAATCAAAAACGCTAGAAAAATATTTTTAAATGAATTAAATAAAATTGAAGAACTTAGAGTTGTACCTTCTCAAGCAAATTATTTTACTATTGAATTGAAAAAAGGAAATTCTAAAGAATTATGCTCAAAAATGCTCGAAAATTACAATATATTTATAAAAGATTTAACTTCAAAGATTAATTTAAAAAATAGAGAATTTATTAGAGTAGCAGTTAGAAATATTGAAGATAATGAAATTTTTGTTTCAGCAGTTAAAGATTATTTTAAAAATATATAG
- the plsX gene encoding phosphate acyltransferase PlsX has product MKIIVDLLGSDKGAETIFKGVIETSKLLKDLYFVVIGPKETIEKVNISDDLKNRLEIIDTKEYILNTEEPTFAVRRKKNASIVLGMKCLDKGEADGLISFGSTGAALVSGLFIAKRMENVERPALTITLPTNKDKMILLDIGANTDCTTDILKQFAIMGNIYAKETLNKENPKIALLNIGSENGKGTKILKETYSVLENENMNFVGNIESRDIFNGDVDVVVCDGFHGNVVLKTIEGSVKFILDNIKKTLMSSILGKIGGLLIKSPMKKLKKTLDYKEYGACPMLGLKKVVFKGHGSSDEKAVVSGIVSMVDYIKKDINLKIEEKIERGEK; this is encoded by the coding sequence ATGAAAATAATAGTTGATTTATTGGGTTCGGACAAAGGCGCAGAAACAATTTTTAAAGGAGTAATAGAAACAAGTAAATTACTTAAAGATTTATATTTTGTAGTTATCGGACCAAAAGAGACAATAGAGAAAGTAAATATTAGTGATGATTTAAAAAATAGATTAGAAATTATAGATACCAAAGAATATATTTTAAACACGGAAGAACCAACTTTTGCAGTAAGAAGAAAAAAAAATGCTTCAATAGTTTTAGGAATGAAGTGTTTGGATAAAGGGGAGGCTGATGGGTTGATTTCCTTTGGAAGTACCGGTGCAGCACTTGTTTCCGGACTTTTCATAGCAAAAAGAATGGAAAATGTTGAAAGACCCGCATTAACAATAACTTTACCAACTAATAAGGATAAAATGATTTTATTGGATATTGGTGCAAATACTGATTGTACTACTGATATTTTAAAACAATTTGCAATAATGGGAAATATTTATGCAAAAGAAACTTTAAATAAAGAAAATCCTAAGATTGCTCTATTAAATATAGGAAGTGAAAATGGTAAAGGAACTAAAATCTTAAAAGAAACATATTCTGTTTTGGAAAACGAGAATATGAATTTTGTCGGAAATATTGAATCAAGAGATATTTTCAATGGAGATGTAGATGTTGTAGTATGTGATGGTTTTCATGGAAATGTGGTACTTAAAACTATTGAAGGTTCAGTTAAGTTTATTTTGGATAATATAAAAAAAACATTAATGTCTTCAATACTTGGAAAGATTGGAGGACTTCTAATAAAATCACCAATGAAGAAATTGAAAAAAACCTTAGATTATAAAGAGTATGGTGCTTGTCCTATGTTAGGATTAAAAAAAGTTGTATTTAAAGGACATGGAAGTAGTGATGAAAAAGCTGTTGTTTCAGGAATTGTTTCAATGGTTGATTATATAAAAAAAGATATAAATTTAAAAATTGAAGAAAAAATTGAGAGAGGAGAAAAATAA
- a CDS encoding acyl carrier protein, with product MVFEKVKEFLQNAFKGKEINLDTKFREDLQADSIKVLSVIMDIEDEYNLELDEETIRSIVTVRDLVEYIEKNI from the coding sequence ATGGTTTTTGAAAAAGTAAAAGAGTTTTTGCAAAATGCCTTTAAAGGTAAAGAAATAAATTTAGATACTAAATTTAGAGAAGATTTACAAGCTGATTCTATAAAAGTTTTAAGTGTTATTATGGATATTGAAGATGAATATAATCTTGAATTAGATGAAGAAACTATACGCTCGATTGTAACAGTTAGAGATTTAGTAGAATATATAGAAAAAAATATTTAA
- the rnc gene encoding ribonuclease III codes for MITKERKELLNELMEVLGYKFKDLELLNLAFVHRSYLNECKDATISNERLEFLGDVILGFIVSVELYEQFPNSDEGYLTKIRSKVVCEESFSYAARTFNLGKYLLLGKGEDSFGGRNRNSILADTFEALFGALYLDGGMDVVTEIANKYFFDTVVYKIDKNIFIKDYKSYLQEYFHKNATTKISYTLVAERGPDHDKEFDMCVNIDDVVKGYGTGKNKKQAEQQAARDALIKSGAIS; via the coding sequence ATGATTACTAAGGAAAGAAAAGAGTTATTAAATGAGTTAATGGAAGTACTAGGATATAAATTTAAAGACTTAGAACTGTTAAATTTAGCATTTGTTCATAGATCATATTTAAATGAATGTAAAGATGCTACAATTTCTAATGAAAGACTTGAATTTTTAGGAGATGTTATTTTAGGTTTTATAGTGAGTGTTGAATTATATGAACAATTTCCAAACTCTGATGAGGGATATCTAACTAAAATCAGAAGTAAAGTTGTTTGTGAAGAATCTTTTTCTTATGCGGCAAGAACTTTTAATTTGGGAAAATATCTTCTGCTGGGCAAAGGAGAAGATAGCTTTGGAGGTAGAAATAGAAATAGCATCTTAGCTGATACTTTTGAGGCACTTTTTGGAGCTTTATATCTTGATGGAGGAATGGATGTTGTTACTGAAATAGCTAACAAATACTTTTTTGACACTGTTGTTTATAAGATAGATAAAAATATTTTTATAAAAGACTATAAAAGTTATTTGCAAGAATATTTCCATAAAAATGCTACAACTAAAATTAGTTATACCCTTGTTGCAGAAAGAGGTCCTGATCATGATAAAGAATTTGATATGTGTGTAAATATTGATGATGTTGTAAAGGGATATGGAACCGGAAAAAATAAAAAACAGGCTGAACAACAAGCGGCGAGAGATGCTCTTATAAAATCAGGAGCTATAAGTTAA
- a CDS encoding elongator complex protein 3, with protein sequence MGCPHDCIFCNQRKITNFVDVLDEVDIRRNIEQYISYFKNKTIPIEIAFYGGSFTGLDKNLMISYLDIAKEYIDKGFVSSIRLSTRPDYINHEILDILKKYEVKTIELGVQSITKSTLDLNNRGHDVECIYKSSTLIKKYDIKLGLQMMVGLYGDTFDMVINTAFELCKIDPDFVRIYPTLIIRDTELERLYYFKKYIPMSLEDSIYLCKYIYIIFKYYDIPIIRLGLQSSDNISEDGDIVAGPYHPAFRELVESSVYRDFIEYYMCFFDIKDDITIKCNNSEVSKIVGNKRSNLKYFKEKYNINIKIKTLTLEKNILKFNENIVYMNDFIDYYFNKNILRRIDET encoded by the coding sequence ATGGGATGTCCTCACGATTGCATCTTTTGCAATCAGAGAAAGATAACAAATTTTGTTGATGTTCTTGATGAAGTTGATATACGAAGAAATATTGAGCAGTATATTTCATATTTTAAGAATAAAACTATTCCTATAGAAATTGCATTTTATGGAGGTAGTTTTACTGGGTTAGATAAGAATTTAATGATTAGTTATCTTGACATAGCTAAGGAATATATAGATAAAGGATTTGTGAGCTCTATAAGATTATCAACCAGACCTGATTACATAAATCATGAAATTTTAGATATTTTAAAAAAATATGAAGTTAAAACTATAGAATTAGGCGTTCAGTCTATCACTAAAAGTACTTTAGATTTAAATAACAGAGGACATGATGTAGAATGTATATATAAATCATCTACACTTATAAAAAAATATGATATTAAATTGGGATTACAAATGATGGTTGGACTTTATGGGGACACTTTTGATATGGTAATTAATACTGCTTTTGAATTGTGTAAAATTGATCCGGATTTTGTTAGAATTTATCCTACGCTTATTATAAGAGATACAGAATTGGAAAGACTTTATTATTTTAAAAAATATATACCAATGAGTCTTGAAGATTCTATTTATTTGTGTAAATATATTTACATAATATTTAAATATTACGATATACCTATAATAAGATTAGGATTACAGAGTAGTGATAACATTTCTGAAGATGGAGATATAGTTGCCGGACCATATCATCCTGCATTTAGAGAACTTGTTGAAAGTTCGGTTTATAGAGATTTTATAGAGTATTATATGTGTTTTTTTGATATTAAAGATGATATTACTATTAAATGTAACAATTCAGAAGTTTCAAAAATTGTTGGAAATAAAAGATCAAATTTAAAATATTTTAAAGAAAAATATAATATTAATATAAAAATAAAAACTCTTACTTTAGAGAAAAATATTTTAAAATTTAATGAAAATATAGTTTATATGAATGATTTTATAGATTATTATTTTAATAAAAATATTTTAAGGAGAATTGATGAGACTTAA